The following are encoded in a window of Bos indicus isolate NIAB-ARS_2022 breed Sahiwal x Tharparkar chromosome 21, NIAB-ARS_B.indTharparkar_mat_pri_1.0, whole genome shotgun sequence genomic DNA:
- the SERPINA12 gene encoding serpin A12, with product MNPFLGLGLLLAGLLTVEGLLKSNFSPENHEAVSQGQVEKGKGTAQELAKRNADFGLKLFKKLSFSSPDNNILFSPWSISMAFSMLSLGAQDSTLAEIKEGFNFRNIPEKDLHEAFHYLIHRLNQRNQDQRLGLGNALFIDQKVKPKQKFLTEVRNMYKADTIPTNFRNSENAQKQINNYVSQKTQGKINNLVKNIDPGTVMLLINYIFFRARWQHEFDPKETKEEDFILDRNKTVKVPMMFHVGMYKVGHDDQLSCTILEIPYQSNFTAIFVLPEEGRMKQVEQALGPDTFARWKKLLVRRVADVFVPRLTITSSYDLKKMLSHLGISKIFEEHGDLTRISPHRNLKVGEAVHKATLKMDEKGTEGAAGSGAQTLPMETPIRVKINHRFLLMIWETKMNNLLFFGKIVNPSGR from the exons ATGAACCCCTTTCTGGGCCTGGGCCTGCTTCTGGCTGGCCTCCTCACTGTGGAAGGTCTTCTGAAGTCCAACTTCTCTCCAGAGAATCATGAAGCTGTGAGTCAGGGCCaagtagagaagggaaaggggacaGCTCAGGAGCTCGCAAAGCGAAACGCAGACTTTGGACTCAAGCTGTTTAAGAAACTGTCCTTCAGCAGCCCTGACAATAACATCTTATTCTCCCCCTGGAGCATCTCTATGGCCTTCTCCATGCTGTCTCTGGGTGCCCAGGACTCCACCCTGGCTGAGATCAAGGAGGGCTTCAACTTCAGGAACATCCCTGAGAAAgacctccatgaagccttccatTACCTCATCCACAGGCTGAATCAGAGGAACCAGGACCAAAGGCTGGGGCTCGGGAATGCCTTGTTTATTGACCAGAAGGTAAAGCCCAAGCAGAAGTTTCTGACAGAAGTCAGGAATATGTACAAGGCAGACACCATCCCCACCAACTTTCGGAACTCAGAAAATGCTCAGAAGCAGATCAATAACTATGTCAGTCAGAAAACCCAGGGGAAAATCAACAACCTAGTCAAGAATATAGACCCTGGCACTGTGATGCTTCTTATCAACTATATTTTCTTTCGAG CCAGGTGGCAACATGAGTTTGACCCAAAGGAAACGAAAGAGGAAGATTTCATTCTGGACAGAAACAAGACCGTGAAGGTGCCCATGATGTTCCATGTGGGCATGTATAAAGTGGGGCATGACGACCAGCTTTCCTGTACCATCCTGGAAATACCTTACCAGAGCAACTTCACGGCCATCTTTGTTCTTCCTGAGGAGGGCAGAATGAAGCAAGTGGAGCAAGCCCTGGGGCCGGACACTTTTGCCAGATGGAAGAAGTTACTCGTACGAAG GGTTGCAGATGTGTTTGTGCCCAGGTTGACCATCACCAGTAGCTACGACCTGAAGAAGATGCTTTCCCACCTGGGCATCAGCAAAATCTTTGAGGAACACGGTGATCTCACCAGGATCTCCCCTCATCGGAACCTGAAAGTGGGCGAG GCGGTGCACAAGGCTACCCTGAAGATGGATGAGAAGGGCACAGAGGGAGCCGCGGGCTCCGGAGCGCAGACGCTGCCCATGGAGACACCGATTAGGGTCAAGATAAACCACCGCTTCCTGCTGATGATCTGGGAGACTAAAATGAATAACCTGCTCTTCTTTGGAAAGATTGTTAATCCTTCTGGGAGATAA